GCCACTTTCGCTTTAACAGCCTCACCAACTGCTTCGTCCACCTTAACAACAGGCTTTTTGAGCAGTTCAGACAAACGCACACCAGCAGGAGTCAGACGCATGGATTCAACGACCTGACCTTTTGGACGTCCAAAGTGACTCGCCAAAATAACTTTTGCACCTTTTTCAATCAGGTAGTTAATTGTTGGCAAGGTTTCGCGAATACGCTTGTCATCCGTAATTTTACCGTCCTCAACCGGAACGTTAAAATCTACACGAACAAACACCCGTTTTCCATTCAGTTCTATATCACGTACGCTCTTTTTGTTCATCTCCATATTCCTCCGCACCCTTTTAATTTTACGAAACAGGAATTTAAGGCACATTTTGATATATAAAGAGCGGAAACAATAACTGCTGTTTCCGCTCTATGATGTTGCTCGATAAGAAATTTCTTATTTAGCCAATTTAGCGAAGTATTCCAACGTACGGATCAATTGTGCAGTGTAGGACATTTCATTGTCATACCAAGCTACAGTTTTAACCAGTTGTTTGTCGCCAACTGTCAGAACTTTAGTTTGAGTTGCATCAAACAAGGAACCGTAAGTGATACCTTTGATGTCGGAAGAAACGATTTGATCTTCAGTGTATCCGTAAGTTTCAGGATCGGAAGCTTCTTTCATCGCTGCGTTGATTTCTTCAGCAGTTACATTTTTCTCCAGAACTGTTACCAGCTCAGTCAGGGAGCCTGTTGCTACTGGAACACGTTGAGCTGCTCCGTCCAGTTTACCTTTCAACTCAGGGATAACCAGGCCGATTGCTTTAGCAGCACCAGTTGTGTTAGGGATGATGTTCTCAGCTGCTGCGCGAGCACGACGGAAGTCGCCTTTAGCATGTGGAGCATCCAAAGTGTTTTGGTCGCCAGTGTAAGCGTGAATTGTAGTCATCAAACCTTCAACGATACCAAATTTGTCTTGCAGTGTTTTAGCCATAGGAGCCAAGCAGTTTGTTGTGCAAGAAGCACCGGAAATTACAGTTTCAGTTCCGTCCAGAATTTCATGGTTTACGTTGTAAACGACAGTTTTCATGTCGCCAGTAGCTGGAGCGGAGATAACAACTTTTTTAGCGCCGCCTTTCAAGTGTTTCTCAGCAGCTTCTTTAGTTGTGAAGAAACCTGTGCATTCCAGAACGATGTCTACACCCAGGTCTCCCCAAGGCAGTTCTTCAGGGTTGCGGTTAGCCAAGACTTTAACTTCTTTGCCGTTTACTTTGAAGAAGCCTTCATGTACTTCTACTTCTCCTTGGAAAGTACCTTGTGTTGTATCATATTTCAACAGATGTGCCAGCATTTTGGAATCTGTCAAGTCATTGATTGCTACTACTTCAATACCTTCCACGTTTTGAATACGGCGGAAAGCAAGGCGTCCAATACGTCCGAAACCGTTAATACCAACTTTAACTGTCATGAGTGAGTTCCTCCCAAAGTTCGTTTAGTTTAGTTTTATATATTCAAGACAGACCCGAAAGCCCGTCAAGACAACACATTTAATCAATCTGTATTAACCTTTTAAATAATGGCTTACAATCTCGGCAGCAGCGCCTTCATCGGTGACAAGAATGTCTTCTTGGCCGAAACGCAGCACCGCATGAATAGCAGCCGCCTTGCTCTTGCCTCCAGCTACACCCAGAACAGTCTCGGTACGCCTAATGTCCTCCAAGCGGAGTCCAAGCGTCAGCATGCGGTGAACAACGACACCGTCCTCGTTGAAATAATAACCAAACGATTCGGCAACCGCGCCCTCACTGCTGATCTGGGCAAAGGTTTCGGGGTCAAGCTTGCGTCTGCGTGCCATCGCTATGGCGTTGCCTATCCCGTGAATGATGATACGGCTCTTTCGAATCAGGCTCAATATATCCTGAATGTTCGTATCCTCAAGCAACGAGTTGTAGGCATGATTGCTGAGCAAATCCGGTACATGGAGCAGACGGTATTGAGCGCCGACTTTGCGGGCCATTGTGGAAGCAATGGTGTTAGCCTGCATTTCCATGCTTTCTCCCAACCCCCCGCGTGCCGGTACAAACCACCCGCCCTTGAGCGAACCATTAGCAGGCAGTGTCAGTTGCTCCGCTACATCTGCAATTGTCGTGCCTCCTGTTACCGCGACCACATCCTCGTCGTCCATAACACTCAGCAACGCTTTTGCTCCAGCACGGCCCAACTCCTGCTTCGCTAACGGTGAAGCATCCGAGTCCCCTGGAACGACAATCACCTTCTTCAAGCCGTAGGCTTGACGAATCTGATCTTCCAGTTGGGACAGGCCGAACAAGTTGTTCGCAATCGGCTCCAGCTGTTCCAGCAGATCCAGCCCTGCTTTGCTCACCTTCATGCCCACACTCTCGATCTCAATGAGCCCTTGGGCCTTGAGGAGATCGGTTTCGGCGCGCAACACGCGCTCGGTCATATCCAGTGAAGCTGCCAGCGTTCTGCGTCCAATGACATCGGACAACATGATCTGGCGCAGGATCGTGTACCTTTTTTTCAAAACATCCATGAGGTCGGGCAGAAGCTGCTTCTGTATTTCTAATATCTTTCGCATGCTTTCCACTCCCGCACACTTCTAAGTTCTTTCCCTAAAGCTATATCTCTAATTGGTCTTAAAATGTCCCGGGATAACTTTTTAAGTCCCACGTATATCTTACCCAATAATTGCTTCACATGCAAGTCTATCTGAACCTATATTTCTCACCTTTTTATGTGAATATGCGCACATAATAAAAGCTTGCAATTCACTGCCGTATATCATATAATCATCTTTGTTTCCAATTAGCTGATGAATTAGCTTTTAATTGTACAAATTATTTTGCGCCCGTGGTCCAACGGATATGACGTAGGCCTCCGGAGCCTGAGATCGAGGTTCGATTCCTCGCGGGCGCGCCATTTTAAATGAACGCTTTAATGCTTCTATATCATCATTTTAACCAACAAGAGCCCTTTGCGCTCTTTTTTTTGACCATTAGTTTGACTTTCTTTGACTTTTTGTTTGAAATTGTTTATCATGTGGTTATTACGGTAACAGTTTATAAAGTAGGGGCATGTAATCGGCATGTCCACCAAATCCATTAACGATATTTAAGGGAGGTTTTTTGACGTGAGCTATGTTCCTATGGTAGTAGAGCAAAGTAACCGCGGCGAACGCGCCTATGACATTTATTCCAGACTGTTGAAGGATCGCATTATTTTGTTGGGCTCGGACGTCAATGACGTTGTAGCCAACTCTATTATTGCACAAATGCTGTTTTTGGCTGCCGAAGATCCTGAAAAAGATATTCACTTGTATATTAACAGTCCTGGCGGCTCCATTACAGCCGGTATGGCCATTTTCGATACGATGCAATACATTAAGCCTGACGTGTCTACGATTTGTGTAGGTATGGCAGCCTCCATGGGTGCGTTCTTGCTGAACGCTGGTGCCAAAGGCAAACGCTTTGCTTTGCCGAACAGTGAAATTATGATTCACCAACCATTGGGTGGTGCACAAGGTCAGGCAACGGATATCGAAATCCGCGCCCGCCGCATTCTGAAAATGCGTGACAAATTGAACCGCATTCTCGCAGATCGCACAGGTCAACCACTGGAACGCATTGAAAAAGACACAGACCGTGACTATTTCATGTCCGCTGATGATGCCAAGGAATACGGTATTATTGATAAAGTGCTAACTAGCTCCACTCCAGCAGGTATTTAAGAGAAGTTAGTACCTCGGAAAGCTAGAAATAAAAAAGCTGCCCTGGATATTCGTATCCGGTAGGCAGCTTTTTTGGTACTATTCATTTTATCCTGCCAAAGGCTTGCCGCCTTGAGGCAGCAGTTGAGCAAACGAGTAGGTGAACTCTGGAATTCCATACGCGTATGGTGCATACTCATATAAATCAAACACGATGGTTACTCCACTGTTGGTCACATAAAAATTTTGATCCGCCTTCAGCTCTTTAAATTTGTCAAAACCTTCGCCGCCCTGCAGCGCATCGACTTTTTTCTTCAAATCAGCATTGAGGAACTTTTTGTAGTTCGGATTTGCTTTCAATACGTTAGATAATTGCAGCAGTTTACCATCAGCGAGGGAGAATGTATATCCTTTACGTGCTGTCATACCGTGTGCGCCACCTAGATACGAGTAATCCTGCATAATCACACTCAAAATACCATCCTTGTTATAGGCAATCGCAAAATCATTCCAGAACTCATACGGTCTTTCTGTTGTAGCCTCTCCCTCAGCCACCATCTTTTTGCCTGCTGCCAATACTCCCTCCGCATGCTTTTTAAGCACACTGTTAATTGCCTGCTGAGCCTCAGGATTCAACTGACTGCCGCTGATTTGCGGGTACTTCACCTTGTAAGACACCTTCGCATTACTCGAAGCGGGAAGCGTTTGCGACGTAACGGTGATCGGATTTAGCTGGCTTTTACTCAACGTTACTGTTTTTTGGGCTGCATTCCACTGAGCATTGATACCCAGATAGTCTTTCAGGAGACTCATAGGAATGTATAACTTCCCACCGATCAGCTTGGCATCCATGTTGCGCGTGCCGATCCCATTAACGCTGACATAGGTATCCGGGGGAGAAGAAAAAGATCTAATAGAAAGTTTGTTGTACCCACTGCCTACAGTGTAGGTAGCCTCCTTGGCATCATAGCTCACTGGAATCCCTAGGCTGTCGCGCAGCGCTGCTACTGGAATCAGCGTACTTCCGTTTACCTGGACTCCTTTGGTCGACAATGTTTTGCCATTCCATTGAATAGAAATTCCTGGTTTCTGTGATGCCGCTTGCTGTTTGGTTGATGCTGCTTCAGTATAGGAAGCGGGAATAACTGCGACTCCTGCCAGAATTCCTGCTGCCAGCAGAGCAGAGCCCCATTTTTTCGTATGCTTGTTCATCATTAAGTATTCCTCCTATTATATCTCTGTATTAACTATGTGTTTTGATTACCTGTCTTATTATATCTATACCTCACTGTATGTAGTTTACAATCTGTATACGCCCTGATTTCAATCTATACACCTAACACCCCCTAGCTATGACAGACTCATTACAAAATGGTTTCGATATGAAAAAAAAGCCAGCAAGCTGACCTGCAGAAAGACAGGCCGCTTGTGGCTTCATTTAAAGATCTGTATTAGTTCATTTCGTATTGAGCCGACACCTGAACTTTTACCGTCACTTGGCCTGACTGAATCTCTGTTCCACTCCCTAAATCCAGCATCGATTTTGCCATTGCATTCTCACGTTGTGTAAAAATCTGAGCCTCTCCGCCATCTACCGTCACATTCACAAGCGACCCTAATCCGCGTTTAGCTGCCTTAGCTACAGCACTGGCTTTAGATTGAGCGTTGCCAAGCGCCTTGCCAATAGCCTCTTCTTCATACACGGAAGGATTTTCTACTGAAAATTGTACATTATCCACGTTGTTTGCCCCGGAATTTGTAGCCTCATCCAGCAGCTGGCCGATTTTGTCCAAATTGCGGTATTTGACGGAAAGTGTATGATTGGCAATGTAGCCTTTGAGCTTCTGTCCTTCTTTTTCGTTGTAGATATAGTTAGGCTGCACATAGAACTGGCTAGTCTGAATGTCGTCTGCGCTAATGCTCCATTTTTCTTTCAGCAATTGTGTAACCTTGTTTATTTTCGCAGCATTGGCTTTTTGGGCAGCGGCTGCTGTATTTCCCTCTGATTGCACACCGATGGAAAGATAAGCAATATCGGGCTTAACCAGTACTTCTCCGCTTCCATTCACATTGATCACGCTGTTTACCGTCGTGGCTGTGGATGCGGCATAAGCGCGATCTGCCCCTGTCCACAAGCCCCCAGCTACTCCCCCTGCCAATAATGCTCCTGCAAGAACTGCTGTGCTTATCGTTTTTGTCCAATGTCTCATCGTACCCAACCTCTTTCATGAAATGTTTGTACCTTTCAGACGGAAAAGACGAAAAAAGGTTGCAGTCAAGGGCTCACATTTTTAAAACAAGCATGAGATATAAATGATATGTAGCTTGGACCAATTCCAGATGTCCTATTCGCAAAACTAAAAAAGGGACTCGGCCCTTTTTATGGATATAAAAAAAGCCCCTAGGGGGCTTTTCACGAAAAGAGCGTATACCGTACTACAAAATAGACAGCCGCTTACTGATTTTCCAATTCCACCTTGCTAACCAGACTTACTAAAGCGTTTACAGCCTGTTCGGCGTCCGCGCCTTCAGCACTAATATAAATTTCAGTACCTGTACTGATGGCAAGACTCATAATACCCATGATGCTCTTGGCATTAACCTTCTTGTCTTCTTTTTCCACAAAAATTTCAGATGAATATTTATTCGCTTCCTGTACGAATAACGCAGCAGGTCTGGCGTGCAGTCCTGTTTTCAAGCGTACGACTACCGGATGTTTTGACATGTCAGCTTACCCCCTCATCAAATAAATCTGGACACTACTTACTCCATTTTATTTATCACATTATAACATTAACCCGGGACAGACACTAGAAAAAAAACTAATTAAACCGGCAAAAAGCCCCAAAGACATTCTTTTTTTACGGAATCAGGCCATTTTCTCCCCTGATTTTGTCCGCCATCTCGTCAATCTTGCGAAGACGGTGATTTACACCGGATTTACTGACGACCCCTTTGAGCATTTCCCCGACCTCTTTCAAGTTCAAATCAGGATGGGCCAGTCGGATTTCTGCCACTTCCCGCAGCTTGTCCGGCAAGGTCTCCAAACCAACTTCCCTCTCCAGCAGCTTGATGTTCTCAATTTGCCGGACCGCAGCGCCGATCGTTTTGTTCAAATTGGCTGTTTCGCAGTTGACAATGCGATTTACGGAGTTGCGCATATCGCGCATAATACGTACATCCTCAAATTTGAACAAGGCCTGATGCGCCCCAATGATGCTGAGCAGCTCAATGATCTTCTCGCCTTCCTTGATGTAGAGAATAAAGCCTTTTTTTCGCTCAATACAGCGGGCATTCAGATGAAACTCATTCGCTAGATCTACCAGTGCCTGACAATGCTCCTCATACATCGAGGAAATTTCAAGATGGTAAGACGATCCCTCCGGGTTGTTCACAGAGCCACCGGCCATAAAGGCCCCTCGCAGATAAGCCCGCTTACAACAGTTTTTCCGAATAATCTCCCGATTAATCCCGTCCGTGAACAAGAAGCCTTCAGACACGATGTACAAATCCTTCAACAGCTCTTGTACACCGTTAGGAATACGGACAATGTATACATTATTTTTTTTCAAGCGCATTTTTTTCCGTACAAGCAGTTCAATGTGAAGCTGAAAATGCTTTTTGATCAAGGAGTAAATCCGCCTTGCAATCGCGGCATTTTCTGTGGACACGTCCAATATCACCCTTTTATTCGACAGTTGTACGGATCCGAGCATACGTATAAGCGCAGATAGCTCCGCTTTTTCACAGCAGGGCTGGCTTTCAATCATCGTAAGCTCTTTTTTCGTTTGTGCCGCAAAGGACAAGGGACTCACCTCCTTCTTAATATCCAGTTTTGTACCAATTGGTAAATGTGCTGGCTCAGTTTGTCTGCATCATGCCGTAAATACGTGCGGAACAGAACTAACGTATCTGCCACCACTTTATATCCCCGGTCATTCAGTTCTCCCATGTCGACTTGGACTGGCTTGGCACCCTGCTCGGCATACATTTCCTGCACTTGAGGGGGGATTTCTCCGTTATTTACAATGACATAGTCGAAGAGATGGTGGCCTACATGATCGAAAATAGCCTGCAGATGATCTCCCACCGTATAGCCATCGGTTTCACCCGGCTGAGTCATGACATTGCAGACAAAAATTTTGATAGCGTCGGATTTCACGACAGCCTCAGCGAGCTTTGGAACGAGCAGATTGGGTAAAATACTGGTATACAAACTGCCGGGCCCAATCAGAATCGCATCGGCTTCATTAATGGCCTCTACAGCCTCAGGCAACGGCTCCACGTGAGTCGGTTCAAGAAAAACACGCTTGATTCTCTGACCCGCTTCCGGGATTTTGGACTCTCCGGTAATCACCGTGCCATCCTCCATTTCCGCACTCAAAACGACGCCCTCTTCGGCTGCCGGCAGTACACGTCCCCGGACAGCAAATACACGGCTAAGCTCACGCACCGCCGTCACAAAATCACCTGATATATCGGTCATCGCCGCCAAGATCAGATTGCCCAAACTATGGCCAGATAATCCCGATCCTGCGCCGAAACGGTATTTTAGCATATCTGACATCACTGGTTCTACGTCAGCCAAGGCAGTCAACACATTGCGAATGTCCCCTGGAGGGGGCATCTGCAGCTCACTTCGCAATATCCCGGAGCTTCCGCCATCGTCAGCGACTGTCACAATAGCCGTAATATCCAGCGGCTTTTGCTTCAAGCCCCGCAGCATGACAGACAAGCCGGTTCCCCCGCCCATAACAACAATACGCGGGCGCTCCCGTTGTGATCCGGTCTCTTTCATCATTTCACCTCATTAATGCCGGTCCCGGTCAGCATCCCGATGCGAAACAGAAACAGATTCTGTCTCGCTGGCACCCAGCATTTTTCCTAAATATTCCGATATTGCAACAGAACGATGCTTACCGCCGGTACAGCCAATACCGATAATAACCTGGCTCTTGCCTTCTTTACGGTATTGTGGGATCAAAAAATGTAACATATCCAGCAGCTTGGTCAGGAATGCCTGAGTCTCAGGCCATTTCATAACATAATCATACACATCGCTGTCCTGTCCCGTGTTGGGACGAAGATGGTCCACATAGTGAGGATTAGGCAGGAAGCGCACATCGAATACAAGATCGGCATCAATGGGAATACCATATTTAAAGCCAAAAGAAGTAATGTTCACGGAAAGCATACTGCTCTCCAGATGCGAAAATCTCGAAATGATCCGAGCCTTTAAGGTTGCGGGCTTCATCGTGCTTGTATCAATAACCTCAGAAGCGGAGCTTTTCAGTTCCTCCAGCATTTTACGTTCCAGGCGGATTCCGTCCAAAGGCATACCGTCTGGAGCAAGTGGATGACGTCGACGACTTTCCTTGTATCGTTGTACAAGAACGCCGTCATTGGCATTCAAGAATAGAATTTCACAATGAATCGTAAAATGATCTTTAATATAATTTAATGATTCCGATAAAGCAGTAAAAAATTCTCGTCCGCGCAAATCAATGACGAGTGCCACTTTACCTATTTTTCCGTTAGACTGCTCGATCAATTCGGCAAATTTGGGAATCAGCACAGGGGGCAAATTGTCGACGCAGAAGAAGCCCAAGTCTTCCAGGCTCTGCACCGCAATGGTCTTCCCTGCACCTGACATCCCCGTAATAATAATGAGCGTTGCCCACGGCGCAGCATTTTTTAGGTTGTCTGTCATATGGACTTCCCTCTCCTTTTGCTTCTTCGCTCTATGTGAGTACCCGTTATCAGCAACCTGTAGATCAGGAACGCAGCAGCAAGCCCGCAGCTCCTACGATACCCGCGTCATTACCCAGCAGTGCCGGGGCAATGGATACTCCTTGCTGAAGCGGCTCAGGTGCCAGCTTAGCGTATACGCGACGCATTTCTTCAAACAAGAAGTCGCCTGCTTTGGACACACCGCCGCCTACAATAAACAACTCCGGATTGAGCACCGCCGCCACGGCTGCCATCGATTTCCCCAAATAAAAAGCAGCCCGGTTTACGATACGCAATGCGACCTCATCACCAGCTTTGGCAGCATCAAATACTTCTTTGGCGGCAATTTGATCCTCCAGTGCCAGAGAGGTCCGATCACCACGCTCTACAGCGTCTTTGGCCATACGAATAATGCCTGTTGCGGAAGATACGGTCTCCAGACAACCCATTTTACCGCATCCACACTGAATGGCCTCCAAATCAGGCACTACGCTCATATGTCCAATTTCCCCGGCCATACCCGAGAAGCCTTGATATATTTTACCATTAATAATAATGCCGCCGCCAACACCTGTTCCCAGGGTATAGCATACGCAGTTTTCTATGCCTTTGCCTGCTCCGGCCCATGCTTCGCCAAGCGCAGCAACATTAGCATCATTGTCTATCTTTACCGGCTTGCCGATCCGTTCCTCCAAAATCGCACGAATCGGTACGTCACGAAAGCCAATATTGGGCGCGAGGACAATAACACCTTCGCGAACATTCGTAAACCCCGCAACACCCGCACCGACACCCTTTAGTTGATCCCACTCATAAGGAGATTGCTCAACAATGTGACGCACATATTTTTCGATATTGCTGACTACAACATCTACGCCCTTATCGGTTTCGGTTGGCCCCTCGTAAGTGTGCAAAAGCTGTCCGTTTTCATTACAAATGCCTACTTTAATCGCTGTACCGCCCAAATCGACACCCACATAGATACTTTCAGACATGTTTCAAGCCACCTTTATGTTTACTTAAAAACTTTGTATGAAACATATAAATAAAATCATGACTTCGTAATCGTGATCCTACGTTCCAACTATAATTGAAGCCCCCGTTACGGTCAAGGACACTTGCCTATTGAAAGATGTACGATTAGCGGAACTTTTGGCCTCAATGATCCACAAAAAGGAAAAAGCCTGTGCAAACGCAGCAGGCTTTCTCTTCCTGAACATCGGGGATCGCATATAACAGACTACCCTTACTCCATCCTAGCCATATTCTGAGCTATAAGCTGTCTTTATTGATCCAGTGTTTTGCTCCAGTCATGAACAGCGCTGCCCTCGAGATACTTCTCGCAGTCCATAGCCGCCATGCAGCCCGTACCCGCAGCCGTAATAGCTTGGCGGTAACGATTATCCTGCACATCTCCACACGCAAAAACGCCGGGGATGTTCGTTTCCGTCGTGCCTGGCTTTACTTGAATATAGCCGTGATCGTCTGTATGGATTTGACCGTTCAGGAAGCTTGTATTTGGTGTATGCCCGATCGCTACGAACACGCCATCCGCCTCAATCAGCTCATCCTGATTGTTTTCATTATTGTGTACCTTCAAGCCCTTCAATCCGGTTTCTCCCGTTACGACTTCCAGAGGAGTCCGGTTTAAGGCCCAGTGTACTTTTTCATTCTCACGTGCGCGGTCTTGCATAATTTTAGAAGCCCGCAGCTCATCACGACGATGAACCAGGGTTACACTGGAGGCAAACCGGGTCAAGAAGCCCGCTTCCTCCATCGCCGAATCACCGCCGCCGACCACAATGATCTTTTTCCCACGGAAAAAGAAGCCGTCACAGGTTGCACACGTGCTGACTCCGCGCCCTACATTGTCCTGCTCACCCGGAATGCCGAGATATTTGGCAGACGCGCCTGTAGCAATAATAACCGACTCCGCCTCAATGATGCCTTTACCCTCTACCTTCACTTTAAAAGGGCGCTTGCTGAGATCCACTTCCTCTACCCAGCCGGAAGTAAATTCAGCGCCAAAGCGTTCAGCCTGCTTGCGCATGTTATCCATCAATTCAGGCCCAAGGATACCTTGCTCAAAACCCGGGAAATTTTCAATTTCGGTCGTCGTGGTAAGCTGCCCGCCGGGCTGCATTCCCTCAATGATCAGCGGATTCATGTTAGCGCGCGCCAAATAAATAGCGGCCGTGTAGCCTGCGGGACCTGTACCAATAATTATGGATTTATACATACGTTTGTTGCCTCCTTTAAGTGATGTTTGGAGCAGGTCTCAGACCTGCTTTTTAAACGTGGAGAGCGGCTGCTTCAGCTTCTGCTTGATACCACACACACTGTCAATCTGGCGTGCATAGCGGCTTACAGTCGATACGGAAATACCATAGCGATCGGCTACTTCCTGATAGGTGACTGAATGATGATGCATTTTGGCTGTCAAATATTCCAGCGCCGCTGCCCATCCCTCGGTATGCTGAACCATCGGAACTTCCGGAGCAAGTCGATCCGAATACTCCAGCCAAAGCGATCTTAAATCGTGCTGCATGGCCGGATCTGACGGTTTACTCATGACGGTCAGCACCTTATCGAGCACTGCCTGCCATTGCGGATCGACCGGAGAAGCAGAACCATCGCCTTCGATTGTGCGGTAATCCCTTTCGGCTTCCAACCGCTCCATCTGTTCTGCTTGCGGAGCCATTTCCTGCACGCCATGCTCCTGATCCATCAGCTCTTGCAGGACCTGCAAGGCACGCTGTTTCAGCTCATCCTCCTGATCCGGATCTTCTACAAAGGACTCCAGTGCCTGGCGCACCTCATCATCACCGATCAGACTCAGCGCCTGAATGACTTGCAACTGAGTTGCCCGGTCTCCGTGGCGCAAAGCCCAGAAGAAGGATGACCGTATAAGCGGGTCCTTCTTCATGCTGTCAGGCACTTGCTCAGCACCGAACTTCTCCCACATGCGGAATTGCTCCTCAAAAGGGAGATGATAATGGTAGCTGAGCACTTGCAGCGGTGTACCCTCCTGCTGGAGCTCCTCCAGCCGGGACAGGAAAAAGCGCGGAACTTCTGAGGAAGCATCCTGCTTTTGCAAATGACTCCACAGCCGCCGGGCTTCCGCATATCTTCCCGTATTGCTGGCAGCTACCGCCGTGTAATGGTACAAGGAAGCGTCAGCACTGTTCTCTCCAGTGCCATGCAGCAACCTGCGGAAATGTCTGTAGGCCTCCTCATGGCGTCCAAGAATCCCCATGGTGGTCGCCAGCTTGAATACCTGCTCCTCCTGAAACGGGATGGTGACCGCCAAGGTTTGAACCAGGCGATCCAATTCGGGGCCGCCTCCCTCATGCTGATAAAAGATTGCCAGATTGCAGAGCGCGTGCAAATTCCCCGGCTCATCCTCCAGCACTCGAAGAATAACGGTTTTGGCATTTTGGAACAATCCCATGTAGTAATAGGCCAATGCCAAATTATTACGCGCAGCGAACATATCGGGCTGTTCCTCCGAAATTTGCTTGAGCAATTGAGCTGCCTGCGCGAATTTCCCTTCCTCCAGCAGGACGCGGGCCTGATCATGCTCGACCACTCCCTGCCGGGCCTTAATGCGGTTCAGCTTGGTTGGACGGTCCAGCTCATAATAGAGCAGTTCCATCATTTCCTCGGCTTCATCAAGAAACTGCCCTTCCTCGTCCTCCTCCAGGTACGTGACCAAGGCTTTCTCCGCTTCTTCAAATTGCTCCATATTAGCGTAATTATTCGCCATATAGAAATAACACTCTGTCATAGACGGATCTACGTCGCTCAGAACAGAGGACAGGATCTCATTCGAGCCTGCATAATCCCCCATCTCTGATAATATACCCGCCATATTGCAATGATTCACCGGATTATCCGGTTCATATTCAACGGCTTTACGAAAATATTTCAATGCCTTGTCATAATGATTGCGATCAAGCGAGCGCACAGCTTTCTCAAAAAAGAAAGATGCGTCGAAACGCAAAGCAATAATCTTAGGGCTAAGTTGTTCCGATGCTCGCAGATGTTTCCCTTTCATAAATAACCAAGGCACCTCCTTTAAATGTAACTGGCATGTTCATACCCTCCAGTATACCAC
This DNA window, taken from Paenibacillus kribbensis, encodes the following:
- a CDS encoding PdaC/SigV domain-containing protein, with amino-acid sequence MNKHTKKWGSALLAAGILAGVAVIPASYTEAASTKQQAASQKPGISIQWNGKTLSTKGVQVNGSTLIPVAALRDSLGIPVSYDAKEATYTVGSGYNKLSIRSFSSPPDTYVSVNGIGTRNMDAKLIGGKLYIPMSLLKDYLGINAQWNAAQKTVTLSKSQLNPITVTSQTLPASSNAKVSYKVKYPQISGSQLNPEAQQAINSVLKKHAEGVLAAGKKMVAEGEATTERPYEFWNDFAIAYNKDGILSVIMQDYSYLGGAHGMTARKGYTFSLADGKLLQLSNVLKANPNYKKFLNADLKKKVDALQGGEGFDKFKELKADQNFYVTNSGVTIVFDLYEYAPYAYGIPEFTYSFAQLLPQGGKPLAG
- a CDS encoding sugar-binding transcriptional regulator — its product is MRKILEIQKQLLPDLMDVLKKRYTILRQIMLSDVIGRRTLAASLDMTERVLRAETDLLKAQGLIEIESVGMKVSKAGLDLLEQLEPIANNLFGLSQLEDQIRQAYGLKKVIVVPGDSDASPLAKQELGRAGAKALLSVMDDEDVVAVTGGTTIADVAEQLTLPANGSLKGGWFVPARGGLGESMEMQANTIASTMARKVGAQYRLLHVPDLLSNHAYNSLLEDTNIQDILSLIRKSRIIIHGIGNAIAMARRRKLDPETFAQISSEGAVAESFGYYFNEDGVVVHRMLTLGLRLEDIRRTETVLGVAGGKSKAAAIHAVLRFGQEDILVTDEGAAAEIVSHYLKG
- the gap gene encoding type I glyceraldehyde-3-phosphate dehydrogenase, whose translation is MTVKVGINGFGRIGRLAFRRIQNVEGIEVVAINDLTDSKMLAHLLKYDTTQGTFQGEVEVHEGFFKVNGKEVKVLANRNPEELPWGDLGVDIVLECTGFFTTKEAAEKHLKGGAKKVVISAPATGDMKTVVYNVNHEILDGTETVISGASCTTNCLAPMAKTLQDKFGIVEGLMTTIHAYTGDQNTLDAPHAKGDFRRARAAAENIIPNTTGAAKAIGLVIPELKGKLDGAAQRVPVATGSLTELVTVLEKNVTAEEINAAMKEASDPETYGYTEDQIVSSDIKGITYGSLFDATQTKVLTVGDKQLVKTVAWYDNEMSYTAQLIRTLEYFAKLAK
- the whiA gene encoding DNA-binding protein WhiA produces the protein MSFAAQTKKELTMIESQPCCEKAELSALIRMLGSVQLSNKRVILDVSTENAAIARRIYSLIKKHFQLHIELLVRKKMRLKKNNVYIVRIPNGVQELLKDLYIVSEGFLFTDGINREIIRKNCCKRAYLRGAFMAGGSVNNPEGSSYHLEISSMYEEHCQALVDLANEFHLNARCIERKKGFILYIKEGEKIIELLSIIGAHQALFKFEDVRIMRDMRNSVNRIVNCETANLNKTIGAAVRQIENIKLLEREVGLETLPDKLREVAEIRLAHPDLNLKEVGEMLKGVVSKSGVNHRLRKIDEMADKIRGENGLIP
- the clpP gene encoding ATP-dependent Clp endopeptidase proteolytic subunit ClpP, with protein sequence MSYVPMVVEQSNRGERAYDIYSRLLKDRIILLGSDVNDVVANSIIAQMLFLAAEDPEKDIHLYINSPGGSITAGMAIFDTMQYIKPDVSTICVGMAASMGAFLLNAGAKGKRFALPNSEIMIHQPLGGAQGQATDIEIRARRILKMRDKLNRILADRTGQPLERIEKDTDRDYFMSADDAKEYGIIDKVLTSSTPAGI
- a CDS encoding HPr family phosphocarrier protein produces the protein MSKHPVVVRLKTGLHARPAALFVQEANKYSSEIFVEKEDKKVNAKSIMGIMSLAISTGTEIYISAEGADAEQAVNALVSLVSKVELENQ
- a CDS encoding SIMPL domain-containing protein, with the protein product MRHWTKTISTAVLAGALLAGGVAGGLWTGADRAYAASTATTVNSVINVNGSGEVLVKPDIAYLSIGVQSEGNTAAAAQKANAAKINKVTQLLKEKWSISADDIQTSQFYVQPNYIYNEKEGQKLKGYIANHTLSVKYRNLDKIGQLLDEATNSGANNVDNVQFSVENPSVYEEEAIGKALGNAQSKASAVAKAAKRGLGSLVNVTVDGGEAQIFTQRENAMAKSMLDLGSGTEIQSGQVTVKVQVSAQYEMN